One window of the Oncorhynchus mykiss isolate Arlee chromosome 5, USDA_OmykA_1.1, whole genome shotgun sequence genome contains the following:
- the LOC110524066 gene encoding MOB kinase activator 3C, translating to MALCLGQVFSKDKTFRPRKRFEPGTQRFELYKKAQASLKSGLDLRKVVQLPEGENINDWIAVHVVDFFNRINLIYGTVSEFCTERTCPIMSGGLRYEYRWQDGDDYKKPTKLPALKYMNLLMDWIETNINNENIFPTRVGVPFPKNFQQVCKKILSRLFRVFVHVYIHHFDSICSMGAEAHINTCYKHYYYFISEFSLIEHSELEPLRAMTEKICN from the exons ATGGCGCTCTGTCTCGGACAAGTCTTCAGCAAAGACAAAACGTTTAGGCCTCGGAAGCGCTTTGAGCCTGGCACACAGCGCTTTGAGCTGTACAAGAAGGCCCAGGCCTCTCTGAAGTCAGGCCTGGACCTGAGGAAAGTGGTCCAGCTTCCAGAAGGAGAGAACATCAACGACTGGATCGCCGTGCACGTGGTGGACTTCTTCAACCGGATCAACCTGATCTACGGCACGGTCAGCGAGTTCTGCACTGAGCGCACCTGCCCCATCATGTCGGGGGGCCTGCGCTACGAGTACCGGTGGCAGGACGGAGACGACTACAAGAAACCCACCAAGCTGCCCGCCTTGAAGTACATGAACCTTCTGATGGACTGGATAGAGACGAACATCAACAACGAGAACATCTTCCCCACGAGAGTAG GTGTTCCTTTCCCTAAGAACTTCCAGCAGGTGTGTAAGAAGATCCTGAGTCGTCTCTTCCGGGTCTTTGTGCACGTCTACATCCACCACTTTGACAGCATCTGCAGTATGGGCGCTGAGGCCCACATCAATACCTGCTACAAACACTACTATTATTTCATCTCTGAGTTCAGCCTCATCGAGCACTCTGAACTGGAGCCCCTG AGAGCAATGACAGAGAAGATCTGTAACTAA